A segment of the Arachis hypogaea cultivar Tifrunner chromosome 5, arahy.Tifrunner.gnm2.J5K5, whole genome shotgun sequence genome:
ATTAAGATTGTTAATGTTAAAAcaatacattaagggaacttcaatttcttttcaaataccTTGAATTAGTTAATTACAGAactaattctcttttatttttttttatgactaAATTAGAGTTATATTCCACCCACATTCAATACAAATTAATACACACTATTGCACTCCATAACTAAGAAAGAAGAAAACTATAAAAGGATCACTAATTAATAAACCAGTTTAAATAATTTTCAACATATGTAACCATTATGCATAAAAAAGTTAATTGAATATTTGTACGTGTCTCAACATCACAACTTTAATGGGTTGTGGACTTACACGTTAAGAGTTAAGaaaattattcattaaattattTAAACAGTCTAAAATAATTTTGACAGAATGTAATGGAACTTTTTAAAAAACACATAAGTAATAAAAGGCATCTTAGTACTACCAAGTTGAATTCTAAAACTTGAATTACCTTAATTTTTTTATCCAACGACCTTTATGTTTACGAACACACCACTAAAAGCCTCACCTTTTTATATTGTCGGAAACTCAAAACACAAACTAACATCTTCTCACTTAACATGCTTTGCACAAACATTACTCGGTTCTATCTCAAAAATGAGTCACACCCCATCAAAGAGAGTTTGCATGCCTCATCTAGGTGATGAACTGGTTTGGCAAATATTTGCTAAGGCTGATTCCAAGACAGTTGGGAGATGTAGGAGTACAAACAAGTCATGGAGATATACATTGTCGACACCAGCCTTTCTGAAGGAACATtacaagcaaaataaaaatagagagcaGAGTATCATAATTGGTATTGGATACTATCCAGCTAATGAAAACTCCCAGTGGTTTGAGAGGGTTGATGCTCAAACTGGCGAGCATCTTGATTTGAATATACCAGTGGCCATAAACAACTTTGGCTACTATGCTCTTATAGGTTCTGATCATGGGAATCTCTGTCTAAGGTACTCTCAGGATGGCCTTATCTCTCGACTTCTTATTTGGAATCCTTTAACTCGAATGATTGCTTTTGCGTCTGATGAAGCAAGAAAACATTCACGGTATGCTGTTTCTATCTATGCTTTTGGTTATTTGGAAGATACCATTGAGTATGGGATAGTGCATGTGTACAAAAGGCACTATTCTGACACCAAAATGTCTTGGACTCTCTACAATTCATACGAGAGGAATTGGAAGCACTTCGGAACAATTCAAAGCAAAGTCCAGAAGATTGGCCCGAAGTACATTATGAAAAATGGGATTGTTTATTGGATAGGGTGGGAAGGCACCTCCTATGCTCAACCAGCATTAATCGTCACTTTCAACTTGCAACAAAGGCTATGTTACGAGGGTGAGGTCCCGGATGCTGTTAAATCAACTTACCACTCCTTAACACACTTCAATGATGGAGTTGGGTTCATATCCACACTATATGTAGGATGGACCATCCAAATTAATTTGTGGAAAATTATTCGTGATGGTCAAGATCAGCTGATTTGGGAAAAGATGCTAAAAATTTCTGGCTTGCGGATTCCTTACAATCCTACTTTGTTTGTTGGTAAAGATATTATTTCACTTTTGGAGTCTAGGAACAATCATGGTGGAGCTAATGATGGAGAGAAAACTGAACTTCTTTTATCAAGGAATAAGTTCAATACTTTTAAGACAAAACATTTGATGCATCGAACTTGGAATGAGTCTCTTTTTGTGAAAACAGTTACTCTCCACTCACAGGGACTTTACATGGTGTAGAAGTATCACTAATGTGTTAGATGAAGAGTTGTGTATGTTCTTTAAGTATTTATGACGTATACATTTAGTGTTCAATCTGAATTATGAGTCTTTAACATTCACTAAATGTCTTCTTAAGCAGTGTTGTTTCTAATTgttgtatttaaaatatttgagggTTTAGTTCATGAATGTAGTAATCTGGCAGTCGTCTGTATGATTTAACTTCCTAGCTATGTTGTCATCGATTTTTTAGGGCTGGTATATTATTTAGGTTAGAATAGTGTGTTTGTGTGATTAATCTAATGAAATTACAACATTATTATCCTTACATAAgtataatatgaattattttctttttattcttgtgGCAACCAACCAagtaaatcaaaattaataaatttacaataatttcataatttttacTATTTAGCTTTACATAAATTATTACTGGCTATAGAATAAACTTCATGATAAAATATACAAGTCCAGAGTAGCAAACATGCTAAGTTGTTGAATTCAAACATTTTGGAAGGACCTATCTATGCGTTCACTCTCAAATTGTTGTTGTAACAAGTATCAACATACTATGAATGATAAAAAAAGTTTTCATTATTCTATTGGTCCCTATAattttgcgaaattttcaattaggtctctatgttcttttttcttttaattgcgtCCCtagaccagttttttttttttcaattaggccCCTCTTGACTGTAATTAGCTTAATTTtttagggacccaactaaaaaaaaattgctgCAGGAACCCAAATCAAAGGAAAAAAAGTGTagagattcaattaaaaaaaaatctggtGCAAgtactcaattaaaataaaaaagagaccTAATTAAAGATTTTGCGAAACTAAGGAACCGATAGAgtaataaaaaaaacacataGCATTCTTTAATAGATCTCTTCTCACAAAATTAAATTTGGAGGATCAAATAAAtaacttataattttttaagGAAAAATGTGTAACAAAATCTAAATGTGTGCCGTTGTGATTATAGTAATATAATCATTAGTACATGACGTATTTTTCAATGTTTTTTATGATCTATAAAAAATTTGAGGTAAACAGTTCATacttttaaagaaatataataatAGGAAGTTATCAATAAGTGGTAcctatatataataactaatgtTAGTTTAGTCATGAGAATGGTCACAAACCCTTAAACAAAGATACAATGCTAGCTGTGATATGACTCAAAGATCTATCTTCATGCAATTAAGATGGGGAGGATTAAATGTTAAAGTCCTCAGTTAAATATAGTTGTgaataaaaatagatattttgaGACATGATTGAATAATCCCTATAAGAGTACTTAATGTTTACTTAGTGGTATGCTCacaataaatgaaaatttagccaatattattattaaaaaatcattTCTAAGTTAACTAAGTCCAACCTGGTCTACCTACAAATATAAGCTTTTAGGTTCACGTGGCACAAGTTAGCTTCGTCAAAAAAAAAACTCTTGGTGAAATTAATAATGGGTATTCAAAGTACGATGCACTACAATCTTCATAACCTAAAATACATTCAACCTATGTTATGTTAGATAGACACGGTAGCAATGGAGCAAATGCCTTCTTCAGAGGCCAGGAAGAAAAGAAGGATAATTATTAATGACAAGAGGAAGAGGATGAGAATACTAGAGCAACGCGAAAAGTATTTAAAAATGCCTATCCAACACAACAGCAACTCATCTTCCTCCAGAAAACCAGGTACTAAAATTATACAACATATAAATTTTGTTTCAGGTTCAAGCTTAATAGAGCATGATATCTCAACCAATCATTGTGAACAGAAGAAGAATATTTTAGCTATTATGAAGTTGTGGTATATGAGATTTATGCCTTTGTGTTTTATACTTATATCTTGAGGATAAACCagcatatattttataatttgtatTGTTTTACTTCACAACCAGTAGCAGAAACATGTTCTAACAAGTCAAGGAAGGTTCAAAACAATTCTAGCTGTCAAAAGATGGCCAACAGAAATATCGAAACACATACCAGTTCGCATGATGGGGCAGGACAACACCTTCCGGGATGGTTTATTGAAACAACTGGTAATCACCATTGTAAGGATTTCAGTTAGTAAAATCAATTCGCAATGTTATTAAATTATATGAGAATCATTTCAGGCACAATGGACACATTACTAAGTAACACACCACACCAAAGCCTACATCCAGATAAGGAAAACATGCCCTATACAATAGATTCTCATGCTATGAATCAGAAGGATAGCAAAGTCAAATGGTCAACAAATTGCAGAACAGCTCTCGCAGATTTACCCTTCAATACTGCTAACTTGCCACAGGATATAGGTACTTAGGTATTCCTAATTCGACCTAGACAAGTTGGTTGAATTTAAGCAAAGTTGAACCTATGTAAACAAACTATTCTTTTCTTTCTATCAGAGACAAAAAAGAATGCTAGAAGAGTCAGAGCATTGAAACTAGCTGAGAGTAGGCACTATAACACCACTCAATTTCAACAaggttaaatttaattaaaagtgtaaattttaattaaatgtgGAAGCTGATTAAACTTGACATTGCACAAATTTGCTAATCTCTATTGCTCATATCATTATATTTTGAACGTATACGCTGTGAAGGTATGCGAGGAACAACTACCCTTTATGAGAGTCCAACAACCCATGGATCTCCAGGTATTAAATCTATTATTTGTAAATGTATATCTGAAGTTGAAACAGCTTTTTGTTTCCTTATAACTATAGTGGAAGGCACACATGGTTGCAAAAAAACAGAATCCAAATAATCTATAATTAAGAACTATGTTAGCGTACTCAGTTCATAATATTTCAAATAATGAATATAAAAAGACTACTTAAGAACATGTAATAATGAGATGTATTGTATCGGTTAAGTATAATATAAATTCCAGAAATATTGAAGAAATTATGGATaatctataaattttaattagaagAATAATCGATACCTTATAATTAGGCCAACCAGATGTTTCAAAGGAACATACATTGTGTCGTTAGTCTTGAGAATGACATgaatttatagataaaaatatatactaGGAAAatgtatttattaatttagtaatCAAAGAAAATAATTTGTCTTTTTCTATCTTAATCAACTAATATATTATTTCATCCAGCAATATATGTATGACGAAAGTATATGAAGTCCACGTaattgaaattaagaatgttgaCTCAACACCTTCTCCAATTTCTGGGACTCATAATTTaataaactaactaaatcattatGAAAATCATGCACTACATggctataaaaaatataaatttcataAAACTTTAAAACTCTTTGTAGTGCAATATCATGattaatcaattattttaaataagaaaacTTTCTCTAACaagaaaatcaattaaattttctCAATGCTATTTACTTGAAATAATTATAGTCAAATCACCGTAAAAAGCAGTAGTAAGTAATTATACATTAAATTTTGTGTTTGCAGATAATTCACCTCATAGATGATCCTCATATCATTAATTTTCACATAGTGTAATTCttaataaaacattttttttggGGGGTCATCCTATCAACTTTTTGTTCAATCACATGTCTTAGTAATGAGGTTTAATCCAGAGGTTTACACTGAATCATTTACAACCTTTGTCACAATATCAAGAGAGTAATAAGGATAGTTTTGGGAcacacaatgaaaaaaaaaaacaaaatgaatcAAAGCCAAGAACATACTTATCAATATCTTTTAAGCCATTAGTTGAGTCATTTTTAAATGAGCTACCACATATAACTGGACAAAAAATGATGTTTTTAGACTTGATATGAACTTCATATTGGACAAAAGAAACCGTGGCTATTTAATGCTATAATATTGATAATTCTTTTACAGTAGTTTGCATAATAgaaactaaaaaaacaaaaagatacaattataaaaaatttggagCACATTAATGAGCTAAACTGTGCTTATATCAGGTCCAATAATTTTATACAAGAAACAGAATCAGTCAAAATGTTAATAGAATTATACAAAATTTCGTTTACCATGCTTATATTCATCAATTTTCTCAGGTGGCAGTATCTCCCTCAATTTTTCCCAATTACTCAGTGACTCATTTACTACGATAAATCAAGCCAGTACGTCACACATGATAACACCGAATTATTTAAATGGTGCCAACACTCAACTGGACTCATCCGCTCAAAGTCAACTTAATATAGGTAATTTTACCTCATTTTTGACATTATTACTTTGTGTGTGAACTACTTCACTTTAAGAGTTGAGGACTCCTTATAAGAATTTCTTTGTTTACTCAACTCATATGCCAAAGAACCACATGTGCAGCTAAGTTGCCCAAATTTGCTGTAGCAAAGCAATGTAATAAGAACACACGTTCTGAAGGTGATTATTTAGTATTATGTCAACATAAAATCCTAACTTAAATCAATTGTTCATGAATCTATTATGTTTGAGGTCACTCACAATGCTGGTGCAACTCGTGGGATCCATTTGTAGGGGTGATTAACAGGAAGTCAAGGAATAAAAAAGCTAATCATGCAAAAGAACATACGGGTACTATGTAGTTAATGTTATTTATTACTTTAAAGGCCcatttcttaataattttatcaATTAGATCAAATAAAAGTGTGGTTCTAATATCATTTGCAGAATATTGGCACATGGGTGATCTACGCTATCAATGTGAATATTGTCATGCGTTGTTTTGGTATGACGAAAGAATCCGAAAACATTACAATACGAGTGATCCCAAATATACACTTTGTTGTAGAGGTGGGCAAGTAGAGATTCCACACTTACAGGATGCTCCTAAAGTGTTGTATGATTTGTTGTACAATGATGATGCCAAAAGCAAGCACTTTCGTGACAACATAAGGACTTATAATAGTATGTTTCAATTCACATCGATGGGGGCAAAGGTTGACCGTAATATCAATTCCAAAAGGGGACCACCGACATTTATTCTATGTGGTGAGAATTATCACTTGATGGGTAGTTTGATACCCAAAGTAGGGAGTCCTGCTAAATTTGCACAACTGTATGTATTTGATACCCAAAATGAGGTGCAAAATCGTATCGCTGTTATCAGGTAAGTAATCAAACCAAACTATCTACAACTATAATATATTAGAAAACCTATTGCTTATTATAAGACGTACTCGATATTTGTAACTCATTCTGttctatattttaatttaatatatagggGGGAAGAGAACAATAAAATTCACGAAGATATTGTCAGAGACTTGAAGAAAATGCTTGATGAGCATAATGTTTTGGTCAAAGCATTTCGCATGGTTAGGGAATCAATTAGTGTTGAGCCTAGATCAATGGTGAAATTGAGGCTATTGGGTAAGAGAGGCAAGGATGGTAGAAGGTATAATTTACCATCAACCAACGAGGTGGCAGCTTTGATTGTGGGTGATTTTGATATAAACAGAACTGATAGGGACATCGTGGTAGAGACACAAAGTCATAAATTGCAACGGATTACTCAACTTAATCCTGCATATTTAGGCTTACAATATCCGTTATTGTTTCCCTATGGAGAGGATGGATACAAAGAAGAGATACCCCTCAATAAGAGTAATGCTAATAAAGGAAAAGGAAGACAAGAGGTATCCATGAAGGAATTCTTTGCTTTCCGAATACAAGAGAGATTGGCTGATGGATCCCCATTACTATATTCAAGAAGATTGTTCCAACAGTTTCTGGTTGATGGTTACTCCATGATTGAGTCAGCAAGGTTAAATTATATACGTCTTGATCAAGAGAAGTTCAGATGTGAGATGTACAAGGGAATTAAAGAAGCTGTTTTAAGTGGAGAAACTAGACCGTCATCCTGTGGTAAAAGAATTATTTTACCCTCATCATTTACTGGAGGACCAAGGTATATGATCCAAAACTACCAAGATGCTATGGCTATATGTAAAGTGGTTGGTTATCCCGATCTGTTCATTACATTCACATGCAATCCTAAGTGGCCTGAGCTGGAAGACTTCCTAAAAAACAGAGAACTAAATGCAGAAGACCGTCCAGACATGATTTGCAGGGCTTTCAAAGTGAAATTGGATCATTTAATAAAAGATATCAAAACAAACAAGATATTCGGTAGAGTTTGTGCAGGTTATCAATTCTAACTCATCTTCTATATTCTCAAGCTATTAATATAAGAAAATATTTATAGAACATCCTATTTAACAATGTTTCAGGACTTTCATGACAAAAGATTGCATGAAGCATCAAAGAGAATATTTTGTCTTAGAGTTTAGATTATTAGTTCACAATTGTTgtcattaataaatttattgttttcCAAAATTATAAAGTCCATTTTTAGCTatctcaaacataaataaaaatataatggtGGAAAAGGATGTTAAATAATTTTCAAACACACTTCTTAAATTACAAGTTAATGCGGTTACTGTGGGAGACATTTCTATGAATTCAATAAGGTAGAAAATTTATCTGCGCCATTTGAAATATGATTTCTTTTTAGGGTTATTTGTAGATTACTAACGacaaattatgtattttttcagTTGTTTATACCATTGAATTTCAAAAACGTGGACTCCCACATGCCCACATACTCATTTTCCTTCATCGGGATGATAAGTATCCAACTGCGGATGACATAGACAAAATTATTTCAGCTGAGATACCGGACAAGTACCAAGATCAAGAATATTACGAAGCTGTTgaaaaacacatgatgcatggtCCATGTGGTACACTTAGGAAAGAGTCTCCATGCATGGAGAATGGCAAATGCATACGCCACTTTCCTAAAAGATTTGTTGACACCACAACAATCGATGATGATGGGTATCCAATATATAGACGAAGAGATGATGACAAAACAATAAATAAGTCCGGTGTTGATCTTGACAACCGATATGTCGTACCACACAATAGATCATTATTATTGAAATATGGAGCACATATTAATGTGGAGTGGTGTAATCAGTCAAGGTCAATTAAGTACTTATTTAAGTATGTGAACAAAGGAAATGACCGTGTTACAGCTTCTTTTTATAGGAGTGCTACTGAAGATCCTGAAGAT
Coding sequences within it:
- the LOC140184791 gene encoding uncharacterized protein, which translates into the protein MSHTPSKRVCMPHLGDELVWQIFAKADSKTVGRCRSTNKSWRYTLSTPAFLKEHYKQNKNREQSIIIGIGYYPANENSQWFERVDAQTGEHLDLNIPVAINNFGYYALIGSDHGNLCLRYSQDGLISRLLIWNPLTRMIAFASDEARKHSRYAVSIYAFGYLEDTIEYGIVHVYKRHYSDTKMSWTLYNSYERNWKHFGTIQSKVQKIGPKYIMKNGIVYWIGWEGTSYAQPALIVTFNLQQRLCYEGEVPDAVKSTYHSLTHFNDGVGFISTLYVGWTIQINLWKIIRDGQDQLIWEKMLKISGLRIPYNPTLFVGKDIISLLESRNNHGGANDGEKTELLLSRNKFNTFKTKHLMHRTWNESLFVKTVTLHSQGLYMV